The following are from one region of the Stigmatella ashevillena genome:
- the hemF gene encoding oxygen-dependent coproporphyrinogen oxidase, protein MTLDVEKVEQLKVRMAEFIRQLQDEICAGLEKLEGKARFREDAWTRAGGGGGRSRVLEGGAVLEKAGVNTSVVYGQLEEAFAHKLQGQGLQFWAGGLSLVLHPRNPHVPTVHANFRFIHQGPKAWFGGGADLTPYYLYDEDAVHFHRTLKAVCDRYDPAYYPLFKSTCDKYFYLRHREECRGVGGLFFEDLGGQDLERELAFVMEAGRAFLPAYLPIAERRKDTASTEPQRFWQEVRRGRYVEFNLVYDRGTVFGLETKGRTESILMSLPPQVRWLYDHHPVPGSEEARLLDVLRTPRDWAAGGQER, encoded by the coding sequence ATGACGTTGGACGTGGAGAAGGTGGAGCAGCTGAAGGTGCGGATGGCGGAGTTCATCCGGCAACTGCAGGACGAGATCTGCGCGGGGCTGGAGAAGCTGGAGGGCAAGGCGCGCTTCCGGGAGGATGCCTGGACGCGTGCGGGTGGCGGCGGCGGGCGCTCGCGGGTGCTGGAAGGTGGCGCGGTGCTGGAGAAGGCCGGGGTGAACACCTCGGTGGTGTACGGCCAGTTGGAGGAGGCCTTTGCCCACAAGCTTCAGGGGCAGGGGCTTCAGTTCTGGGCCGGAGGGCTGTCGCTGGTGCTCCATCCGCGCAACCCGCACGTGCCCACCGTTCACGCCAACTTCCGCTTCATCCACCAGGGGCCCAAGGCGTGGTTCGGGGGCGGCGCGGACCTGACGCCCTACTACCTCTATGACGAGGACGCGGTGCACTTCCACCGGACGTTGAAGGCGGTGTGCGACCGGTATGATCCGGCCTACTACCCGCTCTTCAAGAGCACCTGTGACAAGTACTTCTACCTGCGCCACCGGGAGGAGTGCCGTGGGGTGGGCGGGCTGTTCTTCGAGGACCTGGGCGGGCAGGATCTGGAGCGCGAGCTGGCGTTCGTGATGGAGGCGGGCCGCGCGTTCCTGCCGGCGTACCTGCCCATCGCCGAGCGCCGCAAGGACACCGCCTCCACCGAGCCGCAGCGCTTCTGGCAGGAGGTCCGCCGTGGGCGCTACGTGGAGTTCAACCTCGTGTATGACCGGGGCACGGTGTTCGGTCTGGAGACGAAGGGGCGCACGGAATCCATCCTCATGTCGCTGCCGCCCCAGGTTCGGTGGCTCTATGACCACCACCCGGTGCCTGGCAGCGAGGAGGCGCGGTTGCTCGACGTGCTGCGAACCCCTCGGGACTGGGCCGCTGGAGGCCAGGAAAGGTAA
- a CDS encoding Immediate early protein ICP0, translating into MATLIMPRVEVPAAPGGKMLPSESPQQAPQGPPVSPMDTPIGRGGGTRIVKMPEAPGGKDRTGEGTLPGGSGRPSKGSGTTAGGSRQTRDGFGAVPTTGNRPALGQGEARGRVLPVGDLVPKGLEKLLSQEGVAKRFASDLALLHQQLRPSEMPSSERALRAWAFFTAYAEASAAHEPTQEGRETFDKALKDQGFGELRDAHTGEDGLASAQWVLEASNPEEARARAEQVQPEPPPEVRLSESAQPPEAPPKPSKKEEAPPAPSQESRDNAFTQGPERPALERIPGQAEFVRMSPLSPPPQVLVPARTDAERLAEDEPPLDRWKGRAKRLGRNMLWNVLHRFRAGPEDSAIEKEKWDQIAFGAVMAIVGMMILIILLVCL; encoded by the coding sequence ATGGCCACGCTGATCATGCCCCGGGTGGAGGTGCCTGCCGCCCCGGGGGGCAAAATGCTACCCTCTGAGTCTCCTCAGCAGGCCCCGCAGGGGCCCCCGGTCAGCCCCATGGATACGCCCATCGGTCGTGGCGGTGGCACCCGCATCGTCAAGATGCCCGAAGCCCCTGGTGGCAAGGACCGGACGGGGGAGGGGACCCTGCCGGGGGGTTCGGGCCGCCCTTCCAAGGGCAGTGGAACCACCGCCGGGGGGAGCCGTCAGACGCGGGATGGCTTCGGGGCCGTCCCCACGACGGGCAACCGGCCCGCGCTGGGCCAAGGAGAGGCGCGGGGCCGGGTGCTTCCCGTGGGGGACCTGGTGCCCAAAGGGCTGGAGAAGCTGTTGAGCCAAGAGGGCGTGGCCAAGCGCTTCGCCTCGGACCTGGCCCTGCTCCATCAGCAACTGCGGCCCTCGGAGATGCCCTCCTCGGAGCGGGCACTTCGTGCCTGGGCCTTCTTCACCGCCTACGCCGAGGCCTCCGCGGCCCATGAGCCGACCCAGGAGGGGCGGGAGACCTTCGACAAGGCCCTGAAAGACCAGGGCTTTGGCGAGCTCCGGGACGCCCACACCGGGGAGGACGGACTGGCGTCGGCCCAGTGGGTGCTGGAGGCCTCCAACCCGGAGGAAGCCCGGGCGCGGGCCGAGCAGGTTCAACCCGAGCCCCCCCCGGAGGTGCGCCTCTCGGAGTCCGCGCAGCCGCCCGAAGCCCCGCCCAAGCCCTCGAAGAAAGAGGAAGCCCCCCCCGCGCCCTCGCAAGAGAGCCGGGACAATGCCTTCACCCAGGGGCCTGAGCGCCCGGCCCTGGAGCGCATCCCGGGCCAGGCCGAGTTCGTCCGGATGTCCCCCCTCTCCCCTCCGCCCCAGGTGCTGGTGCCTGCCCGCACGGACGCAGAGCGCTTGGCGGAGGACGAGCCGCCCCTGGACCGCTGGAAGGGCCGTGCCAAGCGGCTGGGCCGCAACATGCTTTGGAATGTCCTTCACCGCTTTCGGGCGGGCCCCGAAGACAGCGCCATCGAAAAGGAGAAGTGGGATCAAATCGCCTTTGGCGCGGTGATGGCCATCGTGGGGATGATGATCCTGATCATCCTGCTGGTGTGCTTGTAG
- a CDS encoding RNA polymerase sigma factor, with protein MATDDLTLVKRVRDGDQRAFKLLVERYQRKVYAVALGMLKDKEEAMDVSQEAFVKVYKYLDHFKGDSSFYTWLYRITVNICIDLIRKRAGAGGEAVEFDETQVMDVSQANIGALGSRLGTNPQKSALRRELAEKIQEALATVPEKHRAILLLREIEGMSYEELSRTLDIPKGTVMSRLFHARTKVQKILSEYLELDEAKSGVGSE; from the coding sequence TTGGCCACCGACGATCTTACCCTCGTCAAGCGCGTTCGTGACGGCGACCAGCGCGCTTTCAAGCTTCTCGTCGAGCGCTACCAGCGCAAGGTGTACGCCGTCGCGCTCGGCATGCTCAAGGACAAGGAGGAAGCGATGGACGTCTCGCAAGAGGCGTTCGTCAAGGTTTACAAGTACTTGGACCACTTCAAGGGCGACTCGTCCTTCTACACGTGGCTCTACCGCATCACCGTCAACATCTGCATCGATCTCATCCGCAAGCGCGCCGGGGCGGGCGGGGAGGCGGTGGAGTTCGACGAGACCCAGGTGATGGACGTGTCCCAGGCCAACATTGGCGCGCTGGGCAGCCGTCTGGGCACCAATCCCCAGAAGAGCGCCCTGCGCCGGGAACTGGCAGAGAAGATCCAGGAGGCCCTGGCCACCGTGCCCGAGAAGCACCGGGCGATTCTCCTGCTGCGGGAAATCGAGGGCATGTCCTACGAGGAACTCTCGCGCACCCTGGACATCCCCAAGGGCACCGTGATGAGTCGGCTTTTCCACGCGCGCACCAAGGTCCAGAAAATCCTGAGTGAGTACCTGGAGTTGGATGAAGCAAAGAGCGGTGTGGGAAGTGAGTGA
- a CDS encoding anti-sigma factor family protein: MAGNPACERFIPFLSPYIDGELTPAERVNVERHLSACKECMGRTADFRAESGLLRVGLDMAVDDVDFKDFTQKVMARITPEKPPLLERLKLSLSEMFLYQRTAMVSSLATAAVLTLVAVPLLMRNRAPEGYGAERMTVQRVSTYEPSRVAPVVMETDNGGAIIWLVDQDTPENLSGQDEDSASGQGLERDAPRQDDAPRPKNPAAPPDTQGGSL, encoded by the coding sequence ATGGCCGGTAATCCTGCATGCGAGCGGTTCATCCCGTTCCTGTCTCCCTACATTGATGGAGAGCTGACGCCGGCGGAGCGCGTCAACGTGGAGCGCCACCTGTCGGCCTGTAAGGAGTGCATGGGGCGCACGGCGGACTTCCGCGCCGAGTCCGGGCTGCTGCGGGTGGGCCTGGACATGGCGGTGGACGACGTGGACTTCAAGGACTTCACCCAGAAGGTGATGGCCCGGATTACCCCCGAGAAGCCGCCCCTGCTGGAGCGCCTCAAGCTGTCGCTCTCGGAGATGTTCCTCTACCAGCGCACGGCCATGGTCTCCTCGTTGGCCACCGCGGCCGTGTTGACGCTGGTGGCCGTGCCGCTGCTGATGCGCAACCGGGCCCCGGAAGGGTACGGCGCCGAGCGGATGACGGTGCAGCGGGTGAGCACCTATGAGCCCTCCCGGGTGGCGCCCGTGGTGATGGAGACGGACAACGGCGGCGCCATCATCTGGCTTGTGGACCAGGACACACCCGAGAACCTCTCCGGGCAGGATGAGGACTCCGCCTCCGGCCAGGGACTGGAGCGGGACGCGCCGAGGCAGGATGATGCGCCCCGGCCGAAGAATCCGGCGGCACCGCCGGACACCCAGGGAGGTTCCTTGTGA